The following proteins come from a genomic window of Lachnoclostridium phytofermentans ISDg:
- the der gene encoding ribosome biogenesis GTPase Der, which yields MSKSIVAVVGRPNVGKSTLFNALAGDRISIVKDTPGVTRDRIYADITWLDKQFTLVDTGGIEPESKDMMLTYMREQAEIAIATADVIMFVVDVRQGLLDADNKVADMLRRSGKPVILVVNKVDNFDKFMPDVYEFYNLGIGDPVPVSAASMLGFGDLLDLVVGHFPPEALEEEEDERPRIAIVGKPNVGKSSIINKLLGENRVIVSDVAGTTRDAIDTAVTWNKKDYVFIDTAGLRRKSKIKEELERFSIIRTVSAVERADVVVVVIDANEGVTEQDAKIAGIAHERGKGIIIAVNKWDAIEKDDKTIYKYTNRIREILSFLPYAEIMFLSAKTGQRVTKLFDSIEVVIQNRNLRISTGVLNEIMMEATALQQPPSDKGKRLRLYYITQVAVKPPTFVIFVNDKELMHYSYTRYIENKIREAFGFSGTSLKFFIRERKEND from the coding sequence ATGAGTAAATCGATAGTTGCAGTAGTGGGTAGACCAAACGTTGGAAAATCCACCTTATTTAATGCTTTAGCAGGTGATCGTATTTCGATAGTTAAGGACACTCCTGGTGTTACAAGAGACCGTATCTATGCTGATATTACATGGCTTGATAAGCAGTTTACACTTGTTGATACTGGTGGTATTGAGCCGGAAAGTAAGGATATGATGCTTACTTATATGCGTGAACAGGCAGAAATTGCCATTGCAACTGCAGATGTAATTATGTTTGTAGTAGATGTTCGCCAGGGTCTTTTAGATGCAGATAATAAAGTTGCGGATATGCTTCGTAGATCTGGTAAACCTGTCATATTGGTTGTAAATAAAGTTGATAATTTTGATAAGTTTATGCCAGATGTTTATGAATTTTATAATTTAGGTATTGGTGATCCAGTACCAGTATCCGCAGCCTCGATGTTAGGGTTTGGTGATTTGCTTGATCTTGTGGTTGGACATTTTCCACCAGAAGCTTTGGAAGAGGAAGAAGATGAACGCCCTCGAATTGCGATCGTTGGTAAGCCAAATGTTGGAAAATCTTCGATTATCAATAAGTTACTTGGAGAGAATCGTGTAATTGTTTCTGATGTTGCAGGAACAACAAGAGATGCTATTGATACCGCAGTAACTTGGAATAAGAAGGATTATGTATTTATTGATACCGCTGGGCTTCGTCGTAAGAGTAAGATAAAAGAAGAACTTGAGCGTTTTAGTATTATTCGTACGGTAAGTGCTGTAGAGCGTGCAGATGTTGTAGTTGTGGTAATCGATGCCAATGAAGGTGTTACCGAGCAGGACGCAAAGATTGCAGGAATTGCACACGAACGTGGAAAAGGTATTATTATTGCAGTTAATAAATGGGATGCTATAGAAAAAGATGATAAGACAATTTATAAGTATACAAACCGTATCCGTGAAATCTTATCCTTCTTACCTTATGCAGAAATTATGTTTCTTTCTGCGAAGACAGGTCAGCGTGTAACAAAATTATTTGATTCCATCGAAGTTGTTATTCAAAATAGAAATCTTCGTATTTCAACCGGTGTACTCAATGAAATTATGATGGAAGCTACAGCACTTCAGCAGCCACCATCCGATAAAGGTAAGAGACTTCGTTTGTACTACATTACTCAAGTTGCTGTAAAGCCGCCAACCTTTGTTATCTTTGTAAATGATAAGGAATTAATGCACTACTCATATACCAGATACATTGAGAATAAAATCAGAGAAGCGTTTGGCTTTTCAGGAACATCATTAAAATTCTTTATTCGCGAACGTAAGGAAAATGACTAG
- the plsY gene encoding glycerol-3-phosphate 1-O-acyltransferase PlsY, translating into MVWRIIICLLSGYAFGCISTAYVVGKINHVDIRKYGSGNAGTTNALRTLGWKAGAITFLGDFLKAVIPIIVFRNIIFKDVEYNQLLALYMGLGIVLGHCYPFWLGFKGGKGIAVTAGVMAAFDPLLIPFFIVIFVAVVILTKYVSVGSMLISILLPVWILICYPGELHMFILGLLYVASAIFMHRANIKRLLNGTENKIGQKVKIEKNS; encoded by the coding sequence ATGGTTTGGAGAATAATAATATGTCTGTTGTCTGGGTACGCCTTTGGTTGCATCTCTACTGCTTATGTTGTAGGAAAAATCAATCATGTGGACATCCGTAAATACGGAAGTGGAAACGCTGGCACAACAAATGCTTTAAGAACGCTTGGTTGGAAGGCGGGAGCTATCACCTTTTTAGGTGACTTCTTAAAAGCAGTTATTCCAATCATTGTATTTCGCAATATTATTTTTAAAGATGTTGAGTATAATCAACTCCTTGCATTATATATGGGCCTTGGGATTGTACTTGGTCACTGCTATCCATTTTGGTTAGGGTTCAAAGGTGGAAAAGGGATAGCAGTAACCGCTGGTGTTATGGCAGCATTTGATCCATTATTGATACCATTTTTTATCGTTATTTTTGTAGCAGTTGTTATCCTTACGAAATATGTATCTGTTGGTTCTATGTTAATATCCATTCTGCTTCCTGTTTGGATTTTAATTTGTTATCCTGGAGAGCTACATATGTTTATTTTAGGGCTTTTATATGTAGCGTCTGCGATATTCATGCACCGTGCTAATATTAAGCGTTTGCTAAATGGTACCGAAAATAAAATTGGTCAGAAGGTAAAAATAGAGAAAAACAGCTAG
- a CDS encoding ABC transporter substrate-binding protein, producing MTKKIYFAFLLLFVITFCGCSNGSKKESHTLIYDSNSPYHLYGSISLNQQIKTSDATGLYKLQKLPLAGIFPVRNYLAKQVESSYVPAPTKEPGSVQTNAKPNNNNSHVIIDASGFFTSFTTPPKKVAVLFSSYAQVWQDGGGVVSITVPDSINRGLVKKDAVTVIGNGDGRSINVERLLKLKPDLVILTNDFPEHVELAEILRDNEIKTLLFQVDSFLDYLTMLKSCTTILNTQDRYHTYGTEVLDTVEHIVEDTSNVKNPPKVLFLLASLQGIKVKGTNHFVGDMLNEMKAINIASESSILSDKLNPEIFSTSNVDQIYISIMEDNIEETKKLVDQEFIKNPAYQNLKAIKENKIYYLPKDLFSYKPNKNWGKAYEYLANLLYPKESP from the coding sequence ATGACAAAAAAAATTTACTTTGCTTTTTTATTGCTATTCGTTATAACATTTTGCGGTTGCAGCAACGGGAGTAAAAAAGAATCGCATACCCTAATTTATGACTCCAACTCCCCCTATCACTTATATGGAAGTATTTCCTTAAATCAGCAAATAAAAACAAGCGATGCAACTGGTCTTTATAAACTGCAAAAGCTTCCTTTAGCTGGTATATTTCCTGTAAGAAACTATCTTGCAAAACAGGTGGAATCTTCCTATGTACCAGCACCTACAAAGGAACCAGGATCCGTTCAAACAAATGCAAAACCAAACAATAACAACTCTCATGTCATTATAGATGCAAGCGGTTTTTTTACGTCATTTACAACACCACCTAAAAAAGTTGCTGTATTATTTTCTTCTTATGCACAAGTTTGGCAAGATGGCGGAGGTGTTGTATCGATTACAGTTCCAGATAGCATCAACCGAGGCTTAGTAAAAAAAGATGCTGTGACTGTGATAGGGAATGGGGATGGTCGAAGTATTAATGTGGAACGATTACTTAAATTAAAACCTGATCTTGTAATACTTACAAACGATTTTCCAGAACATGTTGAACTCGCAGAAATTTTAAGAGACAACGAAATCAAAACTTTGTTATTTCAAGTAGATAGTTTTCTAGATTATCTTACTATGTTAAAATCCTGTACGACAATCTTAAATACACAGGATAGATATCATACCTATGGCACTGAGGTTTTAGATACGGTTGAGCATATTGTAGAAGATACTAGTAATGTAAAAAATCCTCCTAAGGTACTATTTTTACTCGCAAGTCTTCAAGGAATTAAAGTTAAGGGAACCAATCATTTTGTCGGCGATATGCTAAACGAAATGAAAGCAATTAATATCGCATCTGAGTCTTCCATCCTATCAGATAAGCTAAACCCTGAGATTTTTTCAACTTCAAACGTAGATCAAATTTATATTTCTATCATGGAGGATAACATAGAAGAAACAAAAAAACTCGTCGATCAAGAGTTTATTAAGAATCCAGCATATCAAAACTTGAAGGCCATCAAAGAGAATAAGATTTATTATCTTCCAAAAGATCTATTCTCTTATAAACCAAATAAAAACTGGGGTAAAGCTTATGAATATCTGGCTAATTTATTATATCCAAAGGAGTCGCCATGA
- a CDS encoding FecCD family ABC transporter permease: protein MKVYKENLSIQIKSNGVLNHSFFLSVPTVFKFVFLGFLLLFSCISAICLGNIDISIQDVIAAIFPFAKPSDSVHEIILSQVRFPRVLSAIFAGTGLSVAGLVLQTLLNNTLAAPEIIGINSGAGLGVVLLFSLLPGQFLLAPFATFLGAFVACLLIAILSYHAYVSKTTILFAGIAISSILNSFSNLLLLLNPNIAVDSQSFMLGSLSGIRMNHRLYLPLLLILISLIVIILFCRYLNALSLGDTIASSLGIRVPLVRICFLILCASLAGSVVSFAGLLGFVGLIVPHIARRFVGDNIKLLIPYTAMLGSFFVVSSDLIGRLLFSPYEVPVGIIMSFLGCPYFIYLLIRQKGAGLYA from the coding sequence ATGAAGGTATACAAAGAAAACCTGTCCATTCAAATCAAATCTAATGGAGTTCTAAACCACTCCTTTTTTCTTTCTGTTCCTACCGTATTTAAGTTTGTATTCCTAGGTTTTCTTTTACTCTTTAGCTGTATTTCTGCCATTTGTCTTGGTAACATCGATATCTCAATACAAGATGTTATCGCTGCTATTTTTCCATTTGCAAAGCCTTCCGATAGCGTACATGAAATTATTTTATCACAAGTCCGGTTTCCAAGAGTATTATCCGCTATTTTTGCTGGAACCGGCTTGTCTGTTGCAGGATTAGTTTTACAGACTTTGTTAAACAATACACTTGCAGCTCCAGAAATCATTGGAATTAACTCCGGTGCAGGTCTTGGCGTAGTACTCTTATTTAGCTTATTGCCAGGGCAATTTTTGCTTGCACCATTCGCAACCTTTTTAGGCGCATTCGTTGCCTGCTTGCTCATTGCCATTCTCTCTTATCATGCTTATGTATCGAAAACCACGATTCTTTTCGCTGGCATCGCTATCTCAAGCATCTTAAATTCTTTTAGTAATCTTCTCCTGTTACTAAATCCTAACATAGCAGTTGATTCACAATCATTTATGCTTGGTTCCTTATCTGGTATTCGTATGAATCATAGGCTATATCTTCCTCTGCTGCTTATTCTGATTTCGCTTATTGTGATCATACTGTTTTGTCGATACTTGAATGCATTATCCTTAGGCGACACAATCGCTTCGTCACTTGGTATTCGAGTTCCGCTCGTACGAATATGTTTCTTAATCCTATGCGCAAGTTTAGCAGGTAGTGTTGTAAGTTTTGCAGGCTTACTGGGCTTTGTCGGTCTTATCGTTCCTCATATTGCACGCCGTTTTGTTGGAGATAATATAAAACTATTAATTCCTTACACTGCCATGCTAGGTTCTTTCTTCGTGGTCTCCTCTGATTTAATTGGCAGGCTACTTTTTAGTCCTTATGAAGTTCCTGTGGGAATTATTATGTCTTTCCTAGGCTGTCCATACTTTATCTATCTACTAATCCGACAGAAAGGAGCTGGGCTGTATGCTTAA
- a CDS encoding RpiB/LacA/LacB family sugar-phosphate isomerase, whose product MKIALINENSQAAKNSIIYESLTKVVEPMGHEVYNYGMFGAEDPNSLTYVQNGILAAVLLNSKAADYVITGCGTGEGAMLACNSFPNVVCGHVVDPSDAFMFSQINDGNAIALPFAKGFGWGAELNLQYIFEKLFDGESGQGYPKERAIPMEKNRKILNEVKKVTHVDLVTILKNLDQELVKGALSGAKFKEYFYANCQCDKIRAAVAEIVGE is encoded by the coding sequence ATGAAAATCGCATTAATTAATGAAAACAGCCAAGCGGCTAAAAACTCAATAATTTATGAAAGTTTAACAAAGGTTGTAGAGCCAATGGGACATGAAGTATACAATTACGGTATGTTCGGTGCTGAAGATCCAAATTCCTTAACTTATGTACAGAATGGTATCTTAGCAGCAGTATTATTAAACTCTAAGGCAGCAGATTATGTTATTACAGGCTGCGGTACTGGTGAAGGTGCTATGCTTGCATGTAATTCCTTCCCTAACGTAGTATGTGGTCATGTAGTGGATCCATCCGACGCTTTCATGTTTTCACAGATTAACGATGGAAATGCAATTGCTCTTCCATTTGCAAAGGGATTTGGCTGGGGAGCTGAATTAAATCTTCAATATATTTTTGAAAAGTTATTTGATGGAGAAAGTGGACAAGGTTATCCAAAGGAAAGAGCTATCCCAATGGAGAAAAATAGAAAGATATTAAATGAAGTAAAGAAAGTTACTCATGTTGATTTAGTTACAATCTTAAAGAACTTAGACCAAGAGTTAGTAAAGGGTGCTTTAAGTGGTGCGAAGTTTAAAGAATACTTCTATGCAAACTGTCAGTGTGACAAGATTAGAGCTGCAGTAGCTGAAATCGTAGGGGAATAA
- a CDS encoding NAD(P)H-dependent glycerol-3-phosphate dehydrogenase yields MKISVLGAGTWGTALTILLSNNGHEVTLWSALEKEVVALNTDRRSIPNLPEAVLPDSVVVTNSLNDAFSAPEFVVFAVASPYVRATAKRVSSYVKDHMIIVNVGKGIEETTLDTLTDIIEEEIPNADVAVMSGPSHAEEVSRGIPTTCVVGAKSKKTASLIQDAFMNDCFRVYTSPDIIGIELGGSLKNVIALAAGIADGLGFGDNTKAALMTRGIAEISRLGMRMGGKLETFSGLSGVGDLFVTCTSIHSRNRNAGYLIGQGYTMKEAMDEVKQVVEGVYSAKAALKLAKQYEVEMPIVEQINLVLFENKSAKAAVSDLLLRDKTQENNSLEW; encoded by the coding sequence ATGAAAATTAGCGTTCTTGGTGCGGGGACCTGGGGAACAGCACTTACAATATTACTTAGTAATAATGGGCATGAAGTGACACTATGGTCTGCGTTAGAAAAAGAAGTGGTAGCATTAAACACTGATAGGAGAAGTATTCCAAATCTTCCTGAAGCAGTGTTGCCGGATTCAGTAGTAGTGACCAATTCTCTTAACGATGCTTTTAGTGCTCCAGAATTTGTTGTATTTGCAGTTGCTTCACCTTATGTTAGAGCAACCGCAAAGAGGGTTTCGTCCTATGTAAAGGATCATATGATTATTGTAAATGTTGGTAAAGGGATTGAAGAGACTACACTTGATACCTTAACTGATATTATAGAGGAAGAAATTCCGAATGCAGACGTGGCTGTTATGTCTGGCCCAAGCCATGCAGAAGAGGTTAGCCGCGGAATTCCAACTACTTGTGTAGTTGGTGCAAAATCGAAAAAAACAGCATCTTTAATCCAAGATGCATTTATGAATGATTGTTTCCGAGTTTATACAAGCCCTGATATTATTGGTATCGAGTTAGGCGGTTCGTTAAAGAATGTAATTGCACTTGCTGCTGGTATTGCCGATGGTCTTGGTTTTGGTGATAATACGAAGGCAGCCTTAATGACTAGGGGAATTGCTGAAATTAGCCGTCTGGGTATGAGGATGGGTGGTAAGCTTGAGACTTTTTCTGGATTATCCGGTGTTGGTGATTTATTTGTAACCTGTACAAGCATTCATAGCCGTAATCGTAATGCTGGATATCTAATTGGACAAGGTTATACGATGAAAGAAGCAATGGATGAAGTGAAACAGGTTGTAGAAGGAGTTTACTCTGCAAAAGCTGCATTAAAGCTTGCAAAACAATATGAGGTTGAGATGCCTATTGTAGAGCAGATTAACTTAGTATTGTTTGAAAATAAATCTGCGAAGGCAGCAGTAAGTGATTTGCTACTTCGCGATAAGACACAAGAAAACAATTCATTAGAATGGTAA
- the ytaF gene encoding sporulation membrane protein YtaF, which translates to MAFSPNEILEAFLLVVALSADTFAASFAYGTNKIKIVMSSTLIINGICTLALTLSLVLGNLLRPILSNDITRAVSFTVLFILGMSKLFDSTIKAYIRKHNKFEHELHFSFLYLRFILNVYADPKIADVNESNSLSPMEALSLAIALSFDGFAVGLGAALIDINVWYIIILSFIIGILAIILGSFFGNLISKKISMNISWVSGILLLIIAFSKI; encoded by the coding sequence ATGGCATTTTCTCCTAATGAAATACTCGAAGCCTTCCTGCTTGTAGTGGCACTTTCCGCAGACACCTTTGCAGCAAGCTTCGCATACGGTACCAACAAGATTAAAATCGTAATGTCTTCCACACTAATAATTAACGGGATTTGTACCTTGGCTCTAACGCTCTCCTTAGTACTCGGAAATCTGCTTCGTCCCATTCTATCTAACGATATCACTCGCGCCGTTAGTTTTACTGTTTTATTTATCCTTGGAATGTCGAAGCTATTCGATAGTACAATTAAGGCTTACATCCGAAAACATAACAAATTTGAGCACGAGTTACACTTTTCCTTTTTATATCTTCGTTTCATTTTAAATGTGTATGCAGATCCGAAGATTGCCGATGTAAACGAATCAAATTCTCTCTCTCCAATGGAAGCTTTATCCCTTGCTATTGCTTTATCATTTGATGGATTTGCAGTTGGTCTAGGTGCAGCACTGATAGATATAAATGTATGGTATATTATTATTCTGTCGTTCATTATTGGAATCCTTGCTATTATTTTAGGAAGCTTCTTTGGTAATCTGATTAGTAAAAAGATATCCATGAACATTTCTTGGGTAAGCGGTATTCTACTTTTAATCATTGCTTTTTCAAAAATTTGA
- a CDS encoding ribose-phosphate pyrophosphokinase produces the protein MMSNRKITETIPVAPLKIIAMKNCTSLGTKIDQCIVEARRAMLENNEALPAFLGYDNSTYLVSYEVPRFGTGEAKAVINETIRGCDLFLIADVTNYTNHYMMFGEDSMKSPDDHFQDLKRVIAAAKISKVKRVNVILPFLYEGRQHHRDKLESLDCANALQELSEMGVENIITFDAHDPRIQNAIPIRGFDNFYTSLQFIRELLFIEKDLVIDKDHLMVISPDEGGMTRAVYYANVLGVEMGMFYKRRDYSTIIDGRNPIVAHEFLGSSLEGKDVFIVDDIISSGDSIIDVAKELKRRKAGRVFIAATFGLFCNGLERVDEYYEAGYIDRIYTTNLVYNNEELLKRPYYRNVDLSRYISLIVDTLNHDTSVNDIINPAALIQELLKSYRMK, from the coding sequence ATCATGAGTAACAGAAAAATAACGGAAACAATCCCTGTGGCTCCGCTCAAAATTATTGCAATGAAGAATTGTACATCACTCGGTACAAAAATAGACCAATGTATCGTAGAGGCTAGACGTGCGATGTTAGAAAATAATGAGGCATTACCAGCTTTTCTTGGATATGATAATAGCACTTATCTTGTTTCCTATGAAGTACCTCGTTTTGGTACTGGTGAAGCGAAGGCTGTCATTAATGAAACCATACGTGGTTGTGACCTTTTCTTAATTGCAGATGTCACGAACTATACCAATCACTATATGATGTTTGGTGAAGATTCTATGAAGTCACCGGATGATCATTTTCAAGACTTAAAGCGTGTCATAGCCGCTGCAAAAATCAGTAAAGTGAAACGTGTTAATGTCATTCTTCCATTTTTATATGAAGGAAGACAGCATCACCGAGATAAATTAGAATCACTCGATTGTGCTAATGCATTACAAGAATTATCTGAGATGGGTGTTGAAAATATTATTACATTTGACGCACATGATCCACGTATTCAAAATGCGATCCCAATTCGTGGTTTTGATAATTTCTATACAAGCCTTCAATTCATTCGTGAATTATTGTTTATAGAAAAGGATCTTGTCATTGACAAAGACCATCTTATGGTGATTAGCCCTGATGAAGGTGGTATGACTCGTGCTGTTTATTATGCCAATGTTCTTGGTGTGGAGATGGGTATGTTTTATAAGAGAAGAGATTATTCCACTATTATAGACGGAAGAAATCCGATCGTTGCTCATGAATTTCTTGGCTCCTCTTTAGAAGGTAAAGATGTTTTTATTGTTGATGATATCATTTCTTCTGGTGACAGTATTATAGATGTTGCGAAAGAGTTAAAGAGAAGAAAAGCTGGTCGTGTCTTTATTGCAGCTACCTTTGGACTATTCTGTAACGGTCTAGAAAGAGTCGATGAATACTATGAAGCTGGCTATATCGATAGAATTTACACAACTAATCTAGTTTATAATAATGAAGAGTTATTAAAACGTCCATACTATCGCAACGTAGATTTAAGTAGATATATCTCACTAATTGTTGATACTTTAAATCATGATACTTCTGTCAATGATATTATTAATCCAGCTGCTTTAATTCAGGAATTATTAAAGTCTTATCGAATGAAATAA
- a CDS encoding DUF512 domain-containing protein has product MERHEYYMEHNQSSRHYIKDVQKGSIAEELELSYGDELLRINGKKIKDVLDYHYLVNDEFLTLLVRKPNGEEWELEIEKDYEQDLGIEFEEGLMDCYQSCRNKCIFCFIDQNPKGMRDTIYFKDDDARLSFLQGNYITLTNMSKEEVDRICFYKLSPINISVHTTNGELRKKMLNNRFAEDTLAYLDQFYEAGLEMNGQIVLCPEYNDGAELDKTIEDLTKYLPFMKSLSVVPVGLSKYRDNLTKLRKFTKVESLKVVEQIEGWQKKIKKERGTRFVFASDEWYINAGLEVPKEEVYEGYPQIENGVGMVRSLVDEVTDYLSKIETTNERVEVSMVTGMLASNIMTQLANQAMDKFKNLTVYVYPIVNHFFGEDITVTGLLTGQDIIEQLKEKPLGEALLIPDVMLRSGEEILLDDMSVKDIEKALQTTIRIVKSDGMSLVNAMIEKSDS; this is encoded by the coding sequence ATGGAAAGGCATGAATATTATATGGAACACAATCAATCGAGCAGACATTATATAAAAGATGTTCAGAAGGGAAGTATTGCTGAGGAGCTAGAGTTATCCTACGGTGATGAGCTTCTTCGTATAAATGGAAAAAAAATTAAAGATGTACTAGATTATCATTATTTGGTTAATGATGAATTTCTAACTTTATTGGTTCGAAAGCCAAATGGTGAGGAATGGGAATTAGAGATTGAAAAGGATTATGAACAGGATCTTGGGATAGAGTTTGAAGAAGGGTTAATGGATTGCTATCAATCTTGTCGTAATAAATGTATTTTTTGCTTTATAGATCAAAACCCAAAGGGGATGAGGGATACCATTTATTTTAAAGATGACGATGCAAGATTATCCTTCCTTCAGGGTAATTATATAACATTAACCAATATGAGTAAGGAGGAAGTAGACCGTATTTGTTTTTATAAACTTTCTCCGATAAATATTTCTGTACACACGACGAATGGTGAACTTCGAAAGAAGATGTTAAACAATCGTTTTGCAGAGGATACCTTAGCTTATCTGGATCAATTTTATGAAGCAGGTTTGGAGATGAATGGGCAGATCGTATTATGTCCAGAATATAACGATGGTGCAGAACTTGATAAAACGATAGAAGATTTAACAAAGTACTTACCATTTATGAAATCTTTATCTGTAGTTCCGGTAGGATTAAGTAAATACCGCGATAACTTAACAAAACTTCGTAAGTTTACAAAAGTTGAGTCGTTAAAAGTAGTAGAACAGATTGAAGGCTGGCAAAAGAAGATTAAAAAAGAAAGAGGCACTCGCTTTGTATTTGCTAGTGATGAATGGTATATTAATGCAGGTCTTGAGGTCCCAAAAGAAGAAGTTTATGAAGGATATCCTCAGATAGAAAATGGTGTCGGTATGGTACGTTCTTTAGTGGATGAAGTTACAGACTATCTATCTAAAATTGAAACGACTAACGAGAGAGTTGAAGTGTCTATGGTAACTGGTATGCTAGCTTCGAATATTATGACTCAGTTAGCAAATCAAGCAATGGATAAATTTAAAAACCTTACCGTCTATGTTTATCCTATTGTAAATCATTTCTTTGGAGAAGACATTACAGTAACAGGACTACTGACTGGGCAAGATATCATAGAACAATTAAAAGAGAAACCACTTGGGGAAGCGTTGCTAATACCTGATGTGATGTTACGATCTGGAGAAGAGATACTTCTAGATGACATGTCAGTGAAAGATATTGAAAAGGCTTTACAAACAACTATTCGTATTGTAAAATCAGATGGAATGTCTTTGGTAAATGCAATGATAGAGAAAAGTGATAGTTAG
- the udk gene encoding uridine kinase: MKEVIVIGVAGGSASGKTTVAARLKEEYNDNVELICHDSYYLAHDDMPFDERVKINYDHPNAFDTERMLKDIRSLKQGIAIDCPVYSYSEHNRTKETVHIRATKVIIIEGFLIFENKELRDLMDIKIFVDTDADERLVRRILRDVKERGRSLESVITQYIKTVKPMHEQFVEPTKKHADIIIPRGGENQVALQMVMNRIKAIVEEETKN; encoded by the coding sequence ATGAAAGAGGTAATAGTAATCGGAGTAGCAGGTGGATCTGCTTCTGGAAAAACAACGGTCGCAGCACGTTTAAAAGAGGAATATAATGATAATGTCGAATTGATTTGTCATGACAGTTATTATTTAGCACATGATGATATGCCTTTTGATGAACGTGTAAAAATTAATTATGACCATCCGAATGCGTTTGATACGGAGCGTATGTTAAAAGATATCCGTAGTTTAAAGCAAGGAATAGCGATTGATTGTCCGGTATATTCTTATTCGGAACACAATCGTACCAAGGAAACAGTCCATATAAGAGCAACGAAGGTTATTATTATAGAAGGCTTCTTAATCTTTGAAAACAAAGAACTCCGCGATCTGATGGATATTAAAATATTTGTGGATACGGATGCAGACGAGCGTTTAGTACGCCGTATTTTACGAGATGTAAAAGAACGAGGTCGTAGTTTAGAGTCTGTTATTACGCAATATATTAAAACAGTAAAGCCAATGCATGAGCAATTTGTTGAGCCAACGAAAAAGCATGCAGATATCATCATTCCCCGTGGTGGTGAAAATCAAGTGGCACTTCAAATGGTAATGAACCGAATTAAAGCAATTGTAGAAGAAGAGACAAAGAACTAA
- a CDS encoding ABC transporter ATP-binding protein has translation MLKYENVSAGFEKTPVINDISVSFPYGTITAILGPNGCGKSTLVQCLANKKLLLEGSITLDDVPLYSLTPAKRAKRIAFLPQIRELPSMNAETLVEQGRFPYSTIMKKRTDQDDRIIRRVMELTNTLDFVGKNVKTLSGGECQRVYLAMVLAQNSDYLILDEPTTSLDIKHRLEFLELLKSLRNLGKTILVILHDISEAIQIADILILMKEGKIINVSNKQEFSSNAQIEEVFQIQFKMKEEDNIQYTSFTL, from the coding sequence ATGCTTAAATACGAGAATGTTTCTGCAGGTTTTGAAAAAACACCAGTAATCAATGATATCAGCGTGTCCTTTCCATATGGTACAATTACAGCAATATTAGGTCCTAATGGTTGTGGTAAATCAACTTTGGTTCAATGTCTCGCGAATAAAAAATTGTTATTAGAAGGCTCCATTACTTTAGATGATGTACCTCTTTATTCCCTTACACCAGCAAAAAGGGCAAAACGTATCGCATTTTTGCCGCAAATACGTGAGCTCCCTTCCATGAATGCGGAAACCTTAGTAGAACAAGGACGTTTTCCCTACTCTACTATAATGAAAAAAAGGACCGATCAAGATGACCGAATCATAAGAAGAGTAATGGAGCTAACCAATACTCTCGATTTTGTTGGAAAGAATGTAAAGACATTATCCGGTGGAGAATGTCAAAGAGTATATCTCGCTATGGTTCTTGCACAAAACAGCGATTATCTTATTTTAGATGAACCTACTACCTCTCTTGATATCAAACATCGTTTGGAATTTTTAGAGCTATTAAAGTCTCTGCGAAATCTTGGGAAGACAATTCTAGTAATTTTACACGATATCAGTGAAGCAATCCAAATTGCAGATATTCTGATTCTTATGAAAGAAGGTAAGATTATTAATGTTTCTAATAAGCAGGAATTCTCTAGCAATGCGCAAATTGAGGAAGTATTCCAGATTCAATTTAAAATGAAAGAAGAAGATAATATACAATACACTTCTTTTACCTTATAA